A window from Bos indicus isolate NIAB-ARS_2022 breed Sahiwal x Tharparkar chromosome 1, NIAB-ARS_B.indTharparkar_mat_pri_1.0, whole genome shotgun sequence encodes these proteins:
- the SERPINI2 gene encoding serpin I2 — translation MDKILLWSLLLTFSGSQASSPWAQRNAEFVVDLYQAVGLSHKNNIIISPLGTTLALGMVQLGAKGKAQQQIRKTLKFQDTSTGEEFSELKSFFSAISEKKQEFTFNLANALYLQEGFTVKEQYLHGNKEFFQSAIKLVDFQNAKACAETISNWVESKTDGKIKDMFSGEEFGPLTRLVLVNAIYFKGDWKQKFNKEDTQLMNFTLKDGTAVKIPMMKALLRTKYGYFSESSINYQVLELPYKGDEFSLIIILPAEHTNIEEMEKLITAPQILQWFSEMQEQEVEISLPRFKVEQKLDFKEALYSLNITEIFSGGCDLSGITDSSEVYVSRVMQQVFFEINEEGSEVATSTGINTPVIMSLSRNQFIANHPFLFIMKNNPTDSILLMGRVTNPDTQRMKGRDLDSL, via the exons ATGGATAAGATCCTGCTGTGGAGTCTTCTACTGACTTTTTCTGGAAGTCAAGCCTCAAGCCCCTGGGCTCAAAGAAATGCCGAATTTGTAGTGGATCTTTATCAAGCTGTTGGTTTATCTCATAAGAACAACATCATAATTTCACCTCTTGGAACAACTTTGGCCCTTGGAATGGTACAACTGGGAGCAAAAGGAAAAGCACAACAGCAgataagaaaaactttaaaatttcaggACACCTCAACTG gaGAAGAATTTTCTGAGCTGAAGTCATTTTTCTCTGCCATCTCAGAGAAAAAACAAGAATTTACATTTAATCTTGCCAATGCCCTCTACCTTCAAGAAGGATTCACTGTGAAAGAACAGTATCTCCATGGAAACAAGGAATTTTTTCAGAGTGCCATAAAACTGGTGGATTTTCAGAATGCAAAGGCTTGTGCAGAGACAATAAGTAACTGGGTAGAAAGCAAAACAGATG gaaaaattaaagacatgTTTTCAGGGGAAGAATTTGGTCCTCTGACTCGGCTGGTTCTGGTAAATGCTATTTATTTCAAAGGGGATTGGAAACAGAAATTCAACAAAGAGGACACACAACTGATGAATTTCACTCTGAAAGATGGCACAGCAGTCAAAATTCCAATGATGAAGGCTCTTCTGAGAACGAAATATG GTTATTTTTCTGAATCCTCCATAAACTACCAGGTTTTGGAATTACCTTATAAAGGTGATGAGTTTAGTTTAATTATCATACTTCCTGCAGAGCACACGaacatagaagaaatggaaaagctaATTACTGCTCCTCAAATCCTGCAATGGTTCTCTGAGATGCAAGAACAGGAAGTGGAAATAAGCCTTCCTAG ATTTAAAGTAGAACAAAAATTAGACTTCAAAGAAGCTTTGTATTCATTGAATATAACTGAGATATTTAGTGGTGGCTGTGACCTTTCTGGAATAACAG ATTCTTCTGAGGTGTATGTTTCCCGAGTCATGCAACAAGTTTTCTTTGAGATAAATGAAGAAGGCAGTGAAGTTGCAACATCAACTG GCATAAATACACCTGTGATCATGAGTCTGTCAAGGAATCAATTTATAGCAAATCATCCATTTCTGTTTATTATGAAGAATAACCCAACAG attCAATTTTGCTTATGGGAAGGGTGACAAATCCTGACACCCAAAGGATGAAGGGAAGAGATTTAGATTCACTGTGA